A window of Acropora muricata isolate sample 2 chromosome 3, ASM3666990v1, whole genome shotgun sequence contains these coding sequences:
- the LOC136911225 gene encoding carbonic anhydrase-like, whose product MQKAKFLLVAFATAAVISITLSKEWSYNVDAPDGPENWGGICETGRKQSPIDILTKTTEYDSSLGSFTLTNYTYASPQNFTSFNNKHTLKVSLPPDYYKVSGGNLPGTFTTVQFHLHWGSNNTQGAEHGMNGMFYPAEIHFVSFNEKYPTIGESLNHLDGLAVLGVFLKIGTFNSHYDKFLMESKVPKEPGTNKTIASFPLDSLLPADKAKYFRYNGSLTTPPCSEAVTWTVFNESVEISQDQMDILRSLKMKGNDTIVDNYRPVQPLNGRTVKNSFMSADVPTTNVPTDMSTDVSTEVFTEVSTDVSTEVSTDVTTEVTADGIALKTSKVVLLLILFDLLFVL is encoded by the exons ATGCAGAAAGCtaaatttttgcttgtggcaTTTGCAACTGCTGCTGTAATTTCCATTACACTTAGCAAAG AGTGGAGTTACAATGTTGATGCACCAGATG GACCCGAGAACTGGGGTGGTATTTGCGAGACCGGCAGGAAACAATCCCCTATAGACATCTTGACTAAAACAACAGAGTACGACTCCTCTCTGGGAAGCTTCACCTTGACCAACTACACATACGCATCACCACAGAATTTCACGAGTTTCAACAACAAGCACACTCTCAAAGTTTCTTTGCCGCCAGATTATTATAAAGTGAGTGGAGGCAATTTGCCAGGCACTTTTACAACCGTACAGTTTCATCTTCACTGGGGTTCTAACAACACACAGGGAGCTGAACATGGTATGAATGGGATGTTTTATCCTGCTGAG ATCCATTTTGTCAGCTTCAATGAAAAATACCCAACCATAGGCGAATCTTTGAACCATTTGGATGGTCTGGCTGTGCTTGGCGTTTTTCTTAAG ATTGGAACTTTCAATTCTCACTATGATAAGTTTTTGATGGAAAGTAAGGTACCAAAAGAACCAG gcaCGAACAAAACCATTGCATCTTTCCCGCTGGATTCTCTTCTACCCGCCGACAAAGCAAAATATTTCCGGTACAATGGCTCCCTTACTACCCCACCCTGCAGCGAGGCAGTTACTTGGACAGTCTTCAACGAATCTGTTGAAATATCGCAGGACCAG ATGGACATTTTACGTAGCCTCAAAATGAAAGGCAACGACACTATAGTTGACAACTACCGACCAGTGCAGCCGCTCAATGGCCGAACAGTTAAGAACAGTTTCATGTCTGCCGATGTGCCTACTACTAATGTGCCTACCGATATGTCTACCGATGTGTCTACTGAAGTGTTTACTGAAGTGTCTACCGATGTGTCTACTGAAGTGTCTACTGATGTGACTACCGAAGTGACTGCCGACGGAATCGCTCTGAAAACGTCCAAAGTCGTTTTGCTGCTGATTCTGTTTGATTTACTTTTTGTGCTATAA